The following coding sequences lie in one Rutidosis leptorrhynchoides isolate AG116_Rl617_1_P2 chromosome 4, CSIRO_AGI_Rlap_v1, whole genome shotgun sequence genomic window:
- the LOC139845012 gene encoding probable aminotransferase TAT2 — protein sequence MENKKWGFKKEMELNTESDISIRGVLNMLKTNLNKSDVRPIIPLGHGDPSAFPCFRTAKIAEDAIAEALCSAKFNGYAPTVGVPSARRAVAEYLSQDLPNKLSPDDVFMTAGCTQAIQTIITVLADANTNILLPKPGFPYYEAFAKSRQVEIRHFNLLPDKNWEVDLDAVEALTDENTVAMVIINPGNPCGNVFTYQHLQKVAETARKLGILVISDEVYDHLAFGENPFVPMGVFGSITPVVTLGSISKRWIVPGWRLGWLVVNDVNGILKQHGIIDCIMGYLNLICDPPSFIQGAIPDILGKTKEDFFLKIVNIIKETATICYEGIKDLPGVICPSKPEGSMFVMVKLDLLVFDDIMDDIEFCIKLAKEESVIILPGISVGLKNWLRVTFAIEPTSLKDGIYRFRAFCIRHAKKP from the exons ATGGAAAACAAGAAATGGGGATTCAAGAAAGAAATGGAACTGAATACCGAATCAGATATAAGCATAAGAGGTGTTCTTAATATGCTCAAAACAAATCTAAACAAATCTGACGTCAGACCCATCATCCCTTTAGGTCACGGTGATCCTTCTGCTTTCCCCTGTTTCCGTACTGCCAAGATTGCGGAAGACGCCATTGCAGAAGCCCTGTGTTCTGCTAAATTCAACGGTTACGCACCCACTGTTGGTGTCCCCTCTGCTAGAAG GGCAGTAGCAGAATATCTTTCTCAAGATCTTCCGAATAAGTTATCACCAGATGATGTATTCATGACAGCAGGTTGCACACAAGCTATTCAAACCATAATAACTGTATTAGCAGATGCCAATACAAATATTCTACTACCAAAACCCGGGTTTCCATATTATGAAGCGTTTGCTAAATCACGTCAAGTGGAAATCCGTCACTTTAATCTTCTACCAGACAAAAATTGGGAAGTTGATCTTGATGCAGTTGAAGCTCTTACAGATGAAAATACAGTTGCCATGGTTATAATTAATCCTGGAAACCCTTGTGGGAACGTTTTCACGTACCAGCATTTACAAAAG GTTGCCGAGACTGCTAGGAAACTTGGGATATTAGTAATTTCTGATGAAGTTTATGATCATCTCGCTTTTGGAGAAAATCCATTTGTTCCGATGGGTGTTTTTGGATCAATTACGCCTGTTGTTACACTTGGTTCCATTTCAAAGAGGTGGATTGTTCCTGGTTGGCGGCTTGGGTGGCTTGTTGTCAACGATGTTAATGGCATCCTTAAGCAACACGGG atAATTGATTGCATTATGGGATATCTCAATTTAATTTGCGACCCTCCATCGTTTATTCAG GGAGCAATTCCTGATATCCTTGGGAAAACTAAAGAGGATTTCTTTTTAAAAATCGTGAATATTATAAAAGAAACTGCAACTATTTGCTATGAGGGAATTAAAGACCTTCCTGGTGTTATCTGCCCCAGCAAGCCAGAAGGGTCAATGTTTGTTATG GTGAAATTAGATTTATTGGTGTTTGATGACATCATGGATGATATTGAATTTTGCATCAAGCTTGCCAAAGAAGAGTCAGTTATAATATTACCAG GTATAAGTGTGGGACTCAAGAATTGGCTACGGGTAACATTTGCTATTGAGCCCACGTCTCTAAAAGATGGCATTTATAGGTTTAGAGCTTTTTGCATAAGGCACGCCAAGAAACCATAA